A window from Bacteroidia bacterium encodes these proteins:
- a CDS encoding bifunctional phosphoglucose/phosphomannose isomerase: protein MKYQAEDLSAFSKQIRIAVDRYKPHPYERNDIRNVVIAGLGGSGIAGRIARNYLEDEMKVPVEVVSEYKLPGYVGPESLVILSSYSGNTEETLSMYEDAQARGSKLIALSTGGKLLELAEKAGIPFYKADPGYQPRMALGYSLTYLLLILNDFSAQEFEEELLRAAAALENEEPFIKEAKGLMEHFPDKGMTIQVLCDRLTYPVALRFTQQVNENAKGEAFVVPLPETNHNVIESHTGKRHSMFIILNGHDHPRVDLRFTFLKSLLEEKENHVITLELAQKNLASYLELVYKLDWLSLLLADAKGINSAEIPNINRLKTFLKENQQA from the coding sequence ATGAAATACCAAGCCGAAGACCTCTCAGCATTTTCAAAGCAAATTCGTATAGCTGTAGACCGGTATAAGCCCCATCCTTATGAGCGGAATGACATCCGGAACGTAGTGATAGCAGGGCTTGGAGGGTCTGGTATTGCCGGACGAATAGCCCGGAATTACCTGGAAGATGAAATGAAAGTTCCCGTAGAGGTGGTTTCAGAATATAAGCTTCCCGGCTATGTGGGACCGGAAAGCCTGGTGATCCTCAGCTCTTACTCCGGCAATACTGAGGAAACCCTGAGCATGTATGAGGATGCACAAGCCCGCGGCTCCAAATTGATTGCACTGAGTACCGGAGGAAAGCTGCTGGAACTTGCAGAAAAGGCAGGAATCCCTTTTTACAAAGCAGATCCCGGGTATCAGCCACGGATGGCACTGGGATATTCTCTCACGTACTTGCTGCTTATACTGAATGATTTCTCTGCTCAGGAATTTGAAGAGGAACTGCTCCGGGCGGCTGCGGCACTGGAAAATGAGGAGCCATTTATAAAAGAGGCCAAAGGGCTGATGGAGCACTTTCCGGATAAAGGAATGACCATACAGGTGCTGTGCGACCGGCTTACGTATCCTGTGGCGTTGCGGTTTACACAGCAGGTAAATGAAAATGCGAAAGGAGAAGCCTTTGTGGTGCCACTTCCTGAAACCAACCATAACGTGATTGAATCGCATACCGGCAAGCGCCATTCAATGTTCATCATACTGAACGGACACGACCATCCACGGGTTGACCTCCGTTTTACCTTCCTGAAGTCGCTTCTGGAAGAAAAAGAAAATCACGTCATCACCCTGGAATTGGCACAAAAGAACCTGGCTTCTTACCTCGAACTGGTGTATAAGCTGGATTGGCTATCGCTGCTTCTGGCTGATGCAAAAGGTATCAACTCGGCTGAAATCCCAAACATTAACCGGCTGAAGACTTTCCTGAAGGAAAATCAACAGGCCTGA
- a CDS encoding tyrosine-type recombinase/integrase, with the protein MTHPFDYAIVPMQKTRWTDLWLGLLYFMYRIKDQYQGFYQYLSREGYSYKTIAKHEYFARRAIVPALGDMEVETLTLYDLSKIKLEVSENFNGNITYSQRRALISFRRFMRYIQERGIPTRMNWRDIPFPRRPDSDPDSLTQQEIEYMFSKLNINHFPDLRLRVLFEILLKAGLRISEALSLDIENIDFNNEEIQVQNVKSKKFNWIGIPGATALIEMYLHDRKDDHPALFITTSGYGACKRLDMQGAKSALRRFKKRITLRKPLTFHIWRRTFCTMLLERGVDIKSVQFLARHESPSTTMRYYIAVNQKKAKEQHRKAMNATLYKAGDSLSTAA; encoded by the coding sequence TTGACACATCCTTTCGACTATGCTATAGTGCCAATGCAAAAGACCCGCTGGACTGATCTCTGGCTGGGTCTTTTGTATTTTATGTATAGAATAAAAGATCAATACCAGGGATTTTACCAGTACCTTTCACGAGAAGGTTATTCCTATAAAACCATTGCAAAGCATGAATATTTTGCCCGAAGGGCAATCGTTCCTGCCCTTGGCGACATGGAGGTAGAAACCTTGACGCTTTACGATTTATCAAAGATCAAGTTGGAGGTAAGTGAGAACTTCAACGGCAATATCACCTATTCCCAACGCAGGGCGCTCATCTCTTTTCGCAGGTTCATGCGCTACATTCAGGAACGGGGTATCCCCACCCGCATGAACTGGCGTGACATCCCATTTCCCCGAAGGCCGGACAGCGACCCAGATTCACTGACGCAACAGGAGATTGAATACATGTTCAGTAAGCTCAACATCAACCATTTTCCAGACCTGCGCCTCCGTGTCCTGTTCGAGATATTGCTGAAAGCAGGATTACGAATCTCAGAAGCCCTATCACTGGATATTGAAAACATCGATTTCAACAATGAAGAAATCCAAGTGCAAAATGTGAAGTCAAAAAAGTTCAACTGGATCGGTATTCCGGGTGCTACAGCACTAATAGAGATGTATCTGCACGACCGCAAAGATGACCACCCCGCACTTTTTATTACCACCTCAGGATATGGAGCATGTAAACGACTGGACATGCAGGGCGCCAAAAGTGCCCTGAGAAGGTTCAAGAAACGCATCACCTTACGAAAACCATTGACCTTCCACATCTGGCGAAGAACATTCTGCACCATGCTATTGGAGCGGGGCGTGGACATCAAGTCCGTGCAGTTCCTGGCCCGGCACGAAAGCCCGTCCACCACCATGCGGTACTACATCGCAGTGAATCAGAAAAAGGCGAAGGAACAGCACCGAAAAGCCATGAACGCCACGCTTTATAAAGCAGGAGATTCCTTATCCACAGCCGCTTGA
- a CDS encoding type II toxin-antitoxin system PemK/MazF family toxin — MDNENTCYNICMLKSSKDFDGWNAKKKTIHEKEVANNLYFYPREIWWCSLGINIGYEVDGKNESYERPVLILKKFGKDTALIVPETTKTKKGDFYHAYRFDETSFYLLLTQARLISTKRLIRKVRTLDPANFHEARIKYASLILSQ, encoded by the coding sequence GTGGATAACGAAAACACATGCTACAATATCTGTATGTTGAAATCATCAAAAGACTTTGATGGATGGAATGCAAAAAAGAAAACCATCCATGAAAAAGAAGTGGCCAATAACCTGTATTTCTATCCACGGGAGATTTGGTGGTGTAGCCTGGGCATCAATATCGGTTATGAAGTGGACGGCAAGAATGAAAGCTATGAGCGGCCAGTGCTGATCTTGAAAAAGTTTGGGAAGGACACTGCCTTGATTGTGCCTGAAACCACCAAAACAAAGAAAGGCGACTTCTACCATGCGTACCGGTTTGACGAAACGAGCTTTTATCTGCTCCTGACCCAAGCCCGTCTGATTAGCACCAAACGCCTTATCAGAAAGGTGCGGACATTAGACCCTGCAAATTTCCACGAGGCACGTATCAAATACGCCAGCCTTATTCTCAGCCAATAA
- the murQ gene encoding N-acetylmuramic acid 6-phosphate etherase, whose protein sequence is MDEKITEQSSAYRHLEQMSTSDLQKNMNKEDKKVAYAVEEKLPEITNLTEAIYLKMRNGGRLFYIGSGTSGRLGILDASECPPTFGVPQGMVVGIIAGGDAAIRQAQEFAEDDALRGWQDLLEHDISDKDFVLGLSASGTTPYVAGGLKQCQEQGIRTGCITCNPTSPVAMFADYPIEIITGPEFVTGSTRMKAGTAQKLVLNMISTALMVRMGRVRDNKMVDMQLSNKKLIDRGSRMIVELYGIGYDEAREMLLQTGSVRQVIEDLNRQTKE, encoded by the coding sequence ATGGATGAAAAAATAACAGAACAAAGTTCGGCATACCGCCATCTGGAGCAGATGAGCACCTCGGATCTGCAAAAGAACATGAACAAGGAAGACAAAAAGGTGGCGTATGCGGTGGAAGAGAAGCTGCCGGAGATCACGAACCTCACTGAAGCCATTTACCTGAAAATGCGAAATGGCGGCAGACTATTCTACATTGGCTCCGGCACCAGCGGCCGGCTGGGGATTCTGGACGCTTCGGAGTGTCCGCCCACTTTCGGAGTGCCGCAGGGAATGGTGGTCGGCATAATAGCAGGCGGAGATGCGGCCATTCGCCAGGCCCAGGAATTTGCCGAAGATGATGCCCTGCGCGGCTGGCAGGATCTGCTGGAACATGATATCAGCGATAAAGACTTTGTGCTGGGACTTTCGGCCTCTGGCACCACACCCTACGTGGCGGGCGGCCTTAAACAATGCCAGGAGCAGGGCATCCGCACAGGATGCATCACCTGCAATCCCACCAGCCCTGTAGCCATGTTTGCTGACTATCCTATCGAGATCATCACCGGCCCGGAGTTCGTGACCGGCAGTACCCGCATGAAGGCCGGAACCGCGCAGAAACTCGTGCTCAATATGATCAGTACAGCGCTGATGGTGAGGATGGGGCGTGTGCGCGACAATAAAATGGTGGATATGCAGCTTAGCAACAAAAAGCTCATAGACCGCGGCAGCCGTATGATCGTAGAACTCTACGGCATTGGCTATGATGAAGCCCGCGAAATGCTCCTCCAGACAGGCAGCGTGCGGCAAGTGATAGAGGACCTCAACCGGCAAACCAAAGAGTAA
- a CDS encoding putative sensor domain DACNV-containing protein gives MKRRSTYEAARIVAPAIHTHFGRLVAEAQASGAENVSSPPDVATIETMIDTSFWTSLSREEGLSPRISLAWVNPEQAGNPLMFQHRLPLTTQALIKIAPGMERSGIYLGVWHDKDQLYVWGSTSHLPDFCLVLDVSEPGLLVVKHRRVHGFGKFANVAVLTGDQVKLVNEAQASDPDCPAMLASLLKFSGNTIWNNSVNVLVQMAVSMRAHKRGGAILVTPLDATGWQHSIVQPMGYPLQPSFSGLTGLLQQNPSEEEHPGLLEVLNHEIDLIAGLTAVDGATIINDNYEVLAFGAKIGRVDGKGAVNKVLLTEPVMNVEPEEIHPAKMGGTRHLSAAQFVYDQQDCMAMVASQDGRFTIFSWSPCEKIVQAHRIDTLLL, from the coding sequence TCCACACTCATTTCGGAAGGCTTGTGGCTGAAGCACAGGCTTCCGGTGCGGAAAATGTCTCCTCCCCTCCTGATGTTGCAACCATTGAAACGATGATTGACACATCGTTCTGGACGAGCCTGAGCCGGGAGGAGGGACTGTCTCCGCGCATTTCGCTGGCCTGGGTCAACCCTGAGCAGGCCGGAAATCCGCTTATGTTCCAGCACCGTCTGCCGCTCACTACACAGGCACTCATCAAGATTGCACCGGGGATGGAACGTTCGGGAATATACCTTGGCGTTTGGCATGACAAGGACCAGCTCTACGTCTGGGGCAGCACCAGCCACCTTCCAGATTTCTGCCTGGTGCTGGACGTTTCTGAACCGGGGTTGCTGGTGGTGAAACACAGACGGGTGCATGGTTTCGGGAAGTTTGCCAATGTAGCCGTGCTCACTGGCGACCAAGTAAAGCTGGTGAACGAAGCACAGGCCAGTGACCCGGATTGCCCTGCCATGCTGGCTTCTCTGCTCAAATTCAGCGGAAATACAATTTGGAATAACTCGGTGAATGTGCTGGTGCAAATGGCGGTGAGCATGCGGGCTCACAAGCGTGGAGGCGCCATTCTGGTTACGCCCCTGGATGCCACCGGATGGCAACATTCCATCGTGCAGCCCATGGGTTATCCCCTTCAGCCTTCGTTCAGCGGACTTACCGGGCTGCTACAGCAAAATCCCTCTGAGGAAGAGCATCCCGGCCTCCTAGAAGTGCTGAATCATGAGATAGACCTGATTGCGGGCCTCACTGCGGTTGACGGAGCCACCATCATTAACGACAACTATGAAGTGCTGGCGTTTGGCGCTAAAATCGGCCGCGTTGACGGAAAAGGAGCCGTGAACAAAGTGCTGCTTACCGAGCCTGTAATGAATGTGGAACCGGAAGAAATACATCCGGCTAAAATGGGTGGGACGCGCCACCTCTCAGCCGCACAGTTCGTGTACGATCAGCAGGATTGCATGGCGATGGTGGCATCTCAGGATGGCCGCTTCACTATCTTCTCCTGGTCGCCCTGCGAGAAAATAGTGCAGGCCCACAGGATTGATACCCTGTTGCTCTGA
- a CDS encoding tetratricopeptide repeat protein gives MRFTILFLLLCFPILELAAQKEEVLSLVREGISLHDQGKYDEALVKYEEALKLEENDYTALSEIAITQFMKGDYEGAIATCQKVLRLYPEKKTLANVYVTYGSALDLLGRPDEAIKAYSQGMEKFPDVYLLPFNKGITEFRQKEFEACMESFERAITINPDHASSHRTLAIAAAIRDMRIPAILASLRFLALEPQSTRSAESLEMLMDLMGGNVKKSGRKEITISLNTMTVSSDSTVKVPNDFSSVEIGMYLIEALDQTKEFKKIGKKLGEGGRFSRKLEMLISFLDEQQKDNTGFFWEHYVPYLADMKKAGHAEAYSMMIFSSNNASDKKTKKWVEKNPLAISKFLHWNKTYSWSH, from the coding sequence ATGAGATTTACCATTCTGTTCCTCCTTTTATGCTTTCCTATCCTTGAATTGGCAGCGCAAAAAGAAGAAGTGCTTTCGCTGGTACGTGAAGGCATTTCATTGCACGATCAGGGAAAGTATGATGAGGCCCTTGTTAAATACGAAGAAGCCCTGAAGCTTGAGGAAAACGATTATACAGCACTTTCTGAAATAGCCATTACACAATTTATGAAAGGAGATTACGAGGGCGCGATAGCCACTTGCCAAAAGGTGCTGCGCCTGTATCCTGAAAAGAAAACGCTAGCGAATGTATATGTGACCTACGGCAGCGCACTCGATCTTCTGGGGCGTCCGGATGAAGCGATCAAGGCTTACAGCCAGGGAATGGAAAAATTTCCTGATGTATATCTATTGCCCTTCAACAAAGGAATTACAGAATTCAGACAAAAAGAATTTGAAGCTTGTATGGAGAGTTTTGAGCGTGCCATTACCATCAATCCGGATCATGCCAGCTCTCATCGAACACTGGCCATTGCCGCTGCCATCCGGGATATGAGAATACCGGCTATCCTGGCCTCCCTGCGCTTTCTCGCCCTGGAGCCGCAAAGCACCCGCTCCGCTGAATCCCTCGAAATGTTGATGGACCTGATGGGAGGCAATGTGAAAAAATCCGGGAGAAAAGAGATCACCATTTCCCTCAATACCATGACCGTTTCATCTGACTCTACCGTTAAAGTACCCAACGATTTTTCATCGGTTGAAATCGGAATGTATCTGATCGAAGCACTTGATCAAACCAAAGAATTTAAAAAAATCGGGAAAAAGCTGGGTGAGGGAGGCAGGTTTTCCCGCAAGCTGGAAATGCTTATTTCGTTTCTGGATGAGCAGCAAAAAGACAATACCGGTTTCTTTTGGGAACATTATGTACCCTATTTAGCAGATATGAAAAAAGCCGGACACGCTGAAGCCTACAGCATGATGATCTTCAGCAGCAATAATGCATCGGATAAAAAGACAAAAAAATGGGTGGAGAAAAATCCGCTTGCCATCAGTAAATTTCTGCACTGGAATAAAACCTATAGCTGGAGCCATTAA
- a CDS encoding helix-turn-helix domain-containing protein — MEVICLETDAFYHLIEEVVDRIKEKYSIVKERWIVTDEAMNLLGIKSKTTLQKLRDSGEIRYSQPTKKIILYDRESLYSYLENHAKDTF, encoded by the coding sequence ATGGAAGTAATTTGCCTTGAAACAGATGCCTTTTATCACTTAATTGAAGAAGTGGTAGACCGAATCAAAGAAAAGTATAGCATAGTAAAGGAACGATGGATCGTGACAGATGAGGCAATGAACTTATTAGGAATAAAAAGCAAGACAACCCTGCAAAAACTTAGAGATTCTGGCGAAATTCGTTACTCGCAACCAACAAAGAAAATCATCTTGTATGATCGCGAATCCCTATATTCCTATCTGGAGAATCACGCCAAGGATACATTTTAA
- a CDS encoding N-6 DNA methylase, producing MKTLDLFENDTFEKVFLNTQWPFDRMRVFDDFLAMMICSVTRNPFSGKSYYEEEYLRYIEPYAKLECRWQFPKLFKVLTDQMTSLSEAGENYDVLGKFYEKHLMPKSSNIFFTPWVICTFMARSSIFHDDEQDDKSKDILDPACGSGRMLMAATRVAKNPLHRYYGVDIDPVCARMTALNLFLSGVFKGEVVCGDTLRPDGFRYGYRIYMNPIGIFKIDKVEKSACWMKMYG from the coding sequence ATGAAAACTTTAGATTTATTTGAGAACGACACCTTTGAAAAGGTTTTTCTCAACACACAATGGCCATTCGACCGGATGCGGGTATTTGATGATTTTCTTGCCATGATGATTTGCTCTGTTACGAGAAATCCATTTAGCGGCAAATCCTACTATGAGGAAGAATACCTGAGATACATCGAGCCGTATGCAAAGCTTGAGTGCCGATGGCAGTTCCCCAAGCTCTTTAAGGTATTGACCGATCAAATGACTTCGCTGTCGGAAGCGGGAGAGAATTACGATGTCCTGGGTAAGTTTTATGAGAAGCATTTGATGCCTAAAAGCTCCAATATCTTCTTCACTCCCTGGGTGATCTGCACATTCATGGCCCGGAGTTCCATTTTTCATGATGATGAGCAGGATGATAAGTCCAAGGACATTCTTGATCCTGCTTGTGGAAGCGGAAGGATGCTCATGGCAGCCACCCGCGTGGCCAAGAACCCGCTGCACCGCTACTATGGGGTGGATATTGATCCGGTTTGTGCCCGCATGACTGCCCTGAATCTCTTTCTGAGTGGAGTATTTAAGGGAGAAGTAGTTTGCGGAGACACCTTGCGCCCAGATGGGTTCAGGTACGGATATCGTATCTACATGAATCCTATTGGAATCTTTAAGATTGACAAGGTAGAAAAATCAGCGTGTTGGATGAAGATGTATGGCTGA